The following nucleotide sequence is from Lacinutrix sp. Hel_I_90.
CATTCTGAAGTAATTAGTATGGTTAGTGAGGTCAATACTGCTCGCAGAGCTGCCTGGAGGTAAAAGTCCAGAATTCTGAATCTGGCTCATAGCACCAATAACTTGCGGTTGTGCCCAGTTGTTTTCAATTTCAAAAGTCTTAAGCGCCACAAGACGTTCTAATTGTTTAGAAGTCGCCATATCTGTGGCGTTTTTTGTTGTGGAACACCCCAAACAAAAGACGGTGACTATTATTAAAATAATATTATTTTTCATTTTTATTACTGCTTTAATAAGGAATACCTTAAAATACAAAAAAGAATTAATCGCGTGACTAATTCTTTTTAAATATGCTGTTAAGTGTATGGTTCTGTTTTTGTTTTATAAATTACTAATCTACAACAGCTATGGGCTGTATTTCACTTTTAATACGTTTGTATACGGCTAGTTGCGGTCGTGTTAATATGTCTTTCATTTCTTCAGTTTCGCGTGCCTGCATTTTATATAACATATCGAGCTTGTCTTTTCCTTCGTATAATTCCTCGATTTTAGCGCGTTTGATTAAAAACTCTTCAATCTTTTTTTCAAAAATCAAAAACTGATTCGCATCCAATGCCAGCTGTGTATTGTAGTCATTGGTTATGCGTTGCGCCTCGGCATCATGAATTTCTGTATTTTTTTGCGTGTATATGTCTTGTGCAGATAATAAACTGCTAAACACGATTGCTAAACTTAGTAGTATTGTTTTCATAAAAATAGTGTTTGCTTCAATATACTAATAAAAACAGCTGCTCCCAAGGGCTTTAAATAAATTTTAGCAGTTTTTATTCAAAAATTAACAGATTTTAAGAGCCTGCTTGAAGGCTAGCCTCCCACCTTTTATATTAAATAGCTTTATGTAAAACAGCCAATACACATATCAAGGCAAAAACCGTTTTTAACTAAAAAATAATGGGTTTAAAAACGGTTTTAATATAAATTTTAAGCAATAGGTGTTAAAATTTTAATGTATTTATATTATTAAAAACGATAATGTGCATCAAATTTAAGACGTATGACTAAATTGAAGACTATTCCTACTAAATTAGTCTTAAAGTGTCTTTTTTCTCGGTTTCTCATCGACTAATTCAGTAAATTTATATAGGGCAAAACTTTTTTTTTAACAAGGTTCCCTACTCATTTAATTTAAACATTATGAAAACCCTCACCCTCCTTATAGCACTCGTTTCAGTATCTTTTTTTTCCACTTCCAATATGGAGTTAACCCCATCTGAGTTAGAAAATAATGCCACAGTCCTCCTAACTTTTGATGCTTTCGAAGGCGGTCATTATTTCTTTACCGATATTAACAATGAAGCCATGTCATTTGATGACATTATGGGAGACACTTCAATTAAAACAGCCTTAGAAAATGGAGATTATATAGGCACTAGCTTTAATGTGTCTTACATTAAAATTAATCCTCATAACTTTAATAATATCATTAAAAAGATAGAATTGTACTCTAATGCTAATATGAGACGTTAATTTTAAATAGCAACAACACCTCTGCCGCAGACTTACTCTTATAAGACCCTATTTAGTCCTTAAGAATCGTTTCTTCCTGTCCTAAATACCAGCCAATAGAGACACAATCTTTTTGTCGATACCGATACTTTTTGAGTCGCGCTTTTTCCTAAATATAATTTGTAGAATAAAGCGATGTAGCGCCGTACTGTCTTTAAACGGACGGTTGGGTTTTAAAAAGGGCTTCTCAATAGGATAAACAGAACAAAACAGTAAACGGTTATTATGGTCTTCAAAACAACTGTCTAAATTCGACTGGGAATAAGTGTCCATTTTCTTTAAAACAATGGTAATGATCCATTTGCGAATACTAATTTGCTTTAAATAGTCTTTGGGTTTTTTAGTCTTGAAAAAATCCCAGATCGATTTAATACCTGTTGCATTGCCATACGGCTTTAAACTGGGATGATTGTGAAGATCTGAAATTGGTTTAGTGTCCATTACTGGTTTAAAGCTAAGCGAATTAGTAGTTAAAAGTACGAAAAAAAAGCCTAACGATTCGTGTTGAAAGTTCCAGATAAAATTCATAATTTTAGGTTAAATTGATAAATGCTATCGCGGTTTTTATTACCTTTAAGTATAACTAAAAAACGAAAAACTATGACAGTGAATTATGAATATGATGGCGTAACAGCAAGCCCAGAATTAGAGGATTATGTAAACAAAAAACTAGAAAAATTATTTAGTAAATATGAATTTGTAATCCGTGCTGATGTTTTTTTTAAAACGGAAAACACCAATGATAGAGATGGAAAAATGAAAACCTCCATCCGTTTAAGTGCTCCAGGACCACGATTATTTGCAGAAACCGCTACGGATTCGTTTCATAAAAGTGCAACAGAAACAGTAAACTCCTTATTGAAGCAATTAGACAAACGAAAAGGGTCTATGCAGACGTATTAATTATACAAAAATTTATAGTTTAAAAGTACTAGGAAAACGACTCAAAAAGGGTCGTTTTTTTTTGTTTAAAAAAGAGAAGATCATAGAGCCAAGTACTTAGAAAACTTTCCTTTAACTGAAGGCTAACCTATAAACCGGTAATACCCACACTTTAAATATGCCCCTTCTGTAAACCCTATAGGATGATCACTATCGTGGTAGGTTTTTAAAATAGTCTCAGAAAACCGTTTGCTTTCTCTTAAAACCTGCGCGTTAATATCAAAAAAGGTTTGTGCTAAAACGCGTGAAGAACAAGAGGCTAAAACCAATAAGCCATTTTTAGCGGTTAATTTAATGCCTAAATCGGCGAGTTGTGCATACTTCTTTTTAGCCAAATCGATTTCCGACTGTTGTTTAGCAAAACTCGGCGGATCAATAACCACCACATCAAAAGTTTCTTTATTAGCAATCATACGTTTCATCGCTGCAAAGGCATCGTCTGCAATGGTTTTGTGAGTACCAGAATACGTATTTAGTTTGCCGTTTTGATAAGCGATTTGAAGCGCTTGCTTGCTAATATCTAAACTTGTTACTTCTTTCGCCCCATTGGCTAAAGCATGAACTGAAAATCCGCCGGCATACGAAAACACATCTAAAACGGTTTTGCCGGTACTCCACTCGCCTACTTGCTTTCTGTTGTGCCTGTGGTCTAAAAAGTAGCCTGTTTTATGGCCTTTAATAACATTAGCCGAAAAATGCACGTCATGCTCAACAAAGTGTACCACTTCATTTTCTAAAACGCCATAAACCACTTCGCCATTAGTTAGTTTGTGTAATTTCGACTGTTCTAAGCCACGGCTCAGGCGTATCACAATAGTTTCCACTTGAGATACGGCTTGTAAGCTGTTAAGGATGGGTTCTAAATAAGGCATCCATATTTCAGAATATAGTTTAACCACCAGAACGTTTGCATAAACATCTGCTATCAACCCCGGAAAACCATCATTTTCCCCAAATAGTAATCGGTAACTGGTCGTATTTGTTTTTAGTAATGTTTCCCGCTTAGCAAAAGCCTCTTGAATTCTATTCTGGAAAAAGTCAGCATTAATGGTTACAGCAACACTTCCGCTATACAGCATTTTAATTTGTATCGGTGAGTTGGCATCATACAACCCAAGACCAATGACTTTATTTTTATTTTTTCCAAAAATGATTGCTAGATCACCCGTTTTCGCCTCTTCATTTATTTTCGTGATATTATTTGAAAACACCCAAGGATGCCCTTGTAACACCACCTGCTCTCCTTTAGAATTTAACTTGACTGCCAGCCGTTTAGGAGTGTAATTTGAAGTAATACTTTCAGAAAATAAAGTCATAAAATTATACCGTTAATTCTTTGATTTTAATGCCTAAAGCTTTCTCTATGTCATTAACGCGTTGTAACTCGTTTGGTAATACCAAAGCAATAGATTCTCCTTTTTTACCCGCTCTTGCCGTTCTACCGCTTCTGTGTGTGTAATATTCTAAATGTTCTGGTAATTGATGGTGCATAACAAAACCAAGATTATTAACATCAATACCACGGGCAGAGACATCTGTAGAAATTAAAATCTGAAGATTGGTATTCTTAAAAGCGCGCATCACTTTATCGCGTTCTTTCTGTGTCATATCACCTTCCAGCGCATCGACATTAAAGCCTTCTTTTTGTAACTGCTGCTTTAAAGCTTGTGTTCCTGCTTTCGTTCTGCAAAAAATAATACCACGCGCTTCTTCTCTATCCTCTAAAAGCTTAATTAAAGTCTCTGGCTTGTTACCTATTGTTGTTTGCACAAAGTGGTGGGAGATATTAGCATTTACAATACTTTCTCTATCAATTTCAATACTAGCGGCGTCTTTAGAGATATAACGTTTTACAATAACTTTTAAATCTTCTGGCATGGTCGCCGAAAATAGCCAGGTCTTACGTGCGCTTTTATTAGTGGCGCTCAAAATAGTCGTTAAATCTTTTTTGAATCCCATACTAAGCATTTCGTCCGCTTCATCTAAAACCACAGTGTTAATGTGATTTAAATCGATTATATTTTTATCCAGCAAATCTACTAAACGCCCAGGTGTTGCCACAATTATATGCGTCACACGACGTAAATTTGCAATCTGCATGTCTATTTTCTCACCCCCATAAACCCCTTCAATAAAAATCTTTTTATCGTTGTATTTGGTGAATTTAAAAAGCTGCTTTTTTATTTGCTGCACTAACTCGCGCGTAGGTGCTATAATTAAGCCTTGTACCGCTTTTTTATTAGGGTCGACCTTGTGTAACACGGGCAAACCATAAGCCGCCGTTTTTCCAGTGCCTGTTTGTGCTAAACCTATAAAATCGGTTTTTGCATTAATTAAGATAGGAATGGCTTGCTGCTGAATGGCAGTAGGTGTTTTAATGCCTAATTCGTGTAAGGACTTAACGTAGTTTTTGTGGATTCCTAAATCTTTGAAAGTTGACATGTGGCCTGTAGTTTATCGTCGTTAGACATGAATTGATAGTAAAATTAAAATCTGAGTAATCACATGCGATTAAAACTAAAAACGCTTATTGCAATTGTAAGCTAAAGACTAATCCTCTGGTGGAAACCCATTGATTTCTTCAAAAAGAGTATCAAAATTAGTACGCAAATAGGCGTTTAATTTCTTTTTGTAGTCGTCTTTTAGCCATTCTACAAAGTTAAAAGTACTTTTACTAATACATTTTGTATACCGCTGAATACGATAGTCAATGTCATCTTTAAGCAACTTCGCTAATGCCAACGCATCCCATAAATCCTCACTGTTCTCTGTACAAATGTAGGCGTGATGATGAATAGAGCGCTCTAAAATAACTTTAGAAGAGTCGCCTTCTCTAACC
It contains:
- a CDS encoding class I SAM-dependent rRNA methyltransferase, with amino-acid sequence MTLFSESITSNYTPKRLAVKLNSKGEQVVLQGHPWVFSNNITKINEEAKTGDLAIIFGKNKNKVIGLGLYDANSPIQIKMLYSGSVAVTINADFFQNRIQEAFAKRETLLKTNTTSYRLLFGENDGFPGLIADVYANVLVVKLYSEIWMPYLEPILNSLQAVSQVETIVIRLSRGLEQSKLHKLTNGEVVYGVLENEVVHFVEHDVHFSANVIKGHKTGYFLDHRHNRKQVGEWSTGKTVLDVFSYAGGFSVHALANGAKEVTSLDISKQALQIAYQNGKLNTYSGTHKTIADDAFAAMKRMIANKETFDVVVIDPPSFAKQQSEIDLAKKKYAQLADLGIKLTAKNGLLVLASCSSRVLAQTFFDINAQVLRESKRFSETILKTYHDSDHPIGFTEGAYLKCGYYRFIG
- a CDS encoding HPF/RaiA family ribosome-associated protein; translation: MTVNYEYDGVTASPELEDYVNKKLEKLFSKYEFVIRADVFFKTENTNDRDGKMKTSIRLSAPGPRLFAETATDSFHKSATETVNSLLKQLDKRKGSMQTY
- a CDS encoding DEAD/DEAH box helicase, with protein sequence MSTFKDLGIHKNYVKSLHELGIKTPTAIQQQAIPILINAKTDFIGLAQTGTGKTAAYGLPVLHKVDPNKKAVQGLIIAPTRELVQQIKKQLFKFTKYNDKKIFIEGVYGGEKIDMQIANLRRVTHIIVATPGRLVDLLDKNIIDLNHINTVVLDEADEMLSMGFKKDLTTILSATNKSARKTWLFSATMPEDLKVIVKRYISKDAASIEIDRESIVNANISHHFVQTTIGNKPETLIKLLEDREEARGIIFCRTKAGTQALKQQLQKEGFNVDALEGDMTQKERDKVMRAFKNTNLQILISTDVSARGIDVNNLGFVMHHQLPEHLEYYTHRSGRTARAGKKGESIALVLPNELQRVNDIEKALGIKIKELTV